A stretch of the Dioscorea cayenensis subsp. rotundata cultivar TDr96_F1 chromosome 4, TDr96_F1_v2_PseudoChromosome.rev07_lg8_w22 25.fasta, whole genome shotgun sequence genome encodes the following:
- the LOC120258094 gene encoding R3H and coiled-coil domain-containing protein 1-like, translating into MEEGRGIEPPFSSGHEDDEGSSVIESSFSRIVALEPSRCDPKSVETRDSEKSTKEDDEDDWDRGEAAEASSVPSRDEGEVPSVASEVSEDAALPRRHGRGFFLYQKSCLFSEQKDVPSHFGEDSDPNIDSDEQNQMRTNKFGTRHVIVLYDFPQSTRTTDLEKLLERFKEHGFAIWWVDDTTALAVFRTPEIE; encoded by the exons ATGGAGGAAGGTCGAGGGATCGAGCCTCCTTTCTCGAGCGGCCATGAGGACGATGAAGGTAGCTCTGTGATCGAGTCTTCTTTCTCGAGGATTGTCGCTCTCGAACCTTCAAGGTG TGATCCCAAGAGTGTCGAGACTAGGGATTCGGAGAAATCCACCAAAGAAGACGATGAGGATg ATTGGGACCGTGGAGAAGCTGCTGAAGCTTCGTCGGTCCCTTCACGTGATGAAGGTGAGGTGCCGTCTGTAGCTTCGGAGGTTAGCGAGGACGCTGCGCTGCCAAGACGGCATGGGAGGGGATTCTTTTTGTACCAAAAGAGTTGTCTTTTTAGCGAACAGAAGGATGTTCCGAGCCATTTCGGCGAGGATTCCGATCCTAACATTGATTCTGATGAGCAGAATCAAATGAGAACTA ACAAGTTTGGAACCAGGCATGTTATTGTTCTGTATGATTTCCCACAAAGTACTCGAACGACAGACCTTGAGAAACTACTGGAGAGGTTCAAAGAACATGGCTTTGCAATTTGGTGGGTTGATGATACTACAGCCCTTGCTGTGTTTCGAACACCGGAAATTG agtGA